A genomic region of Blastocatellia bacterium contains the following coding sequences:
- the rpsK gene encoding 30S ribosomal protein S11, whose translation MAKAGKRRGAKKKEKRIVPHGIVHIKSTFNNTIVTVTDLEGNTLVWASGGTLGFKGSRKGTPFAAQQAALRAATMAREQCGMRSCEVWVKGPGSGRESAIRAVHSAGLEIKVIRDVTPIPHNGCRPPKRRRV comes from the coding sequence ATGGCGAAGGCGGGCAAGCGAAGAGGGGCGAAGAAAAAAGAGAAGCGGATCGTGCCGCACGGCATCGTGCACATCAAGTCCACGTTCAATAACACGATCGTGACGGTGACTGATCTGGAGGGGAACACGCTCGTGTGGGCGAGTGGAGGAACGCTGGGCTTCAAGGGTTCGCGCAAGGGGACGCCCTTTGCGGCGCAGCAGGCGGCCCTCCGCGCGGCGACGATGGCGCGCGAGCAGTGCGGGATGCGAAGTTGCGAGGTCTGGGTGAAGGGACCGGGATCAGGGCGCGAATCGGCCATTCGCGCCGTACATTCAGCCGGGTTGGAGATCAAAGTCATTCGAGATGTCACGCCGATCCCCCACAACGGATGCCGTCCGCCGAAACGGCGGCGCGTTTGA
- the map gene encoding type I methionyl aminopeptidase: protein MVVCRTKEEIEKIRRAGRIVAEVLRDLREMAQPGVTTRELDRYAEAKIRARGGIPTFKGYRGFPASICTSINEEVVHGIPSDRKLQEGDIVGIDCGVTLDGYVADAAITVPVGEVSEELQRLVRVTEEALFRAIAQARVGNRLYDISYAVQSYAEAHGYSVVRDFCGHGIGRQMHEDPQVPNFGTPGRGLRLRAGLVLAIEPMLNMGTHEVEIADDGWTVRTVDRKPSAHFEHTIAITERGPVILTVLDSTPLGESSSDVL from the coding sequence ATGGTGGTGTGCCGGACCAAAGAAGAGATCGAGAAGATTCGACGAGCCGGGCGCATCGTCGCTGAGGTCTTGCGCGATTTGCGCGAGATGGCGCAACCGGGCGTGACCACGCGCGAGTTGGATCGCTATGCCGAAGCAAAGATTCGCGCGCGAGGGGGCATCCCGACGTTCAAAGGGTATCGAGGATTCCCCGCTTCGATTTGCACCTCGATCAACGAGGAGGTCGTGCACGGCATCCCTTCGGATCGAAAATTGCAAGAGGGCGACATCGTGGGGATTGACTGCGGGGTGACGCTCGATGGCTATGTCGCGGACGCGGCGATCACGGTCCCCGTCGGGGAGGTCTCCGAGGAGCTTCAGCGCTTGGTGCGGGTGACCGAAGAAGCGCTCTTTCGGGCGATCGCGCAAGCGCGCGTGGGGAATCGGCTCTACGACATCTCCTATGCTGTGCAATCCTACGCCGAAGCGCATGGATATTCGGTCGTGCGTGATTTCTGCGGGCATGGCATCGGGCGCCAAATGCACGAGGACCCGCAGGTGCCCAATTTCGGCACGCCGGGACGCGGATTGCGCCTGCGCGCGGGATTGGTGCTGGCCATTGAACCGATGCTCAACATGGGGACGCACGAAGTGGAGATCGCCGATGATGGCTGGACCGTGCGGACGGTGGATCGGAAACCCTCGGCGCACTTCGAGCATACGATCGCCATCACCGAGCGTGGACCAGTCATCCTGACGGTACTCGACTCGACGCCTCTTGGCGAAAGCTCTTCTGATGTGTTATAG
- the rpmJ gene encoding 50S ribosomal protein L36: protein MKVRASVKRICDRCRIIRRKGVVRVICTNPKHKQRQG from the coding sequence ATGAAGGTCAGAGCCTCCGTCAAACGGATTTGCGATCGTTGTCGCATCATCCGCCGCAAGGGGGTGGTGCGCGTCATCTGTACGAATCCGAAGCATAAGCAACGGCAGGGGTGA
- the rpsM gene encoding 30S ribosomal protein S13 gives MARIAGVEIPPNKRVLIGLTYIFGIGRSRSARILQEAGVNPDKKVRDLTDEEIARIRQIIDQEGNIEGDLRKKIQMDIRRLIEIGCYRGLRHRLGLPVRGQRTHTNARTRKGPRRATVPKKKAPGKK, from the coding sequence ATGGCACGAATCGCGGGCGTTGAGATCCCGCCCAACAAGCGCGTCCTGATTGGATTGACCTATATCTTCGGCATCGGACGTTCGCGCTCGGCGCGCATCTTGCAGGAGGCGGGGGTGAATCCGGATAAAAAAGTGCGCGATCTGACCGACGAGGAGATCGCGCGCATCCGTCAGATCATTGATCAGGAGGGGAACATCGAGGGCGATCTGCGGAAGAAGATTCAGATGGACATCCGCCGCCTCATCGAAATTGGCTGCTATCGGGGGTTGCGCCACCGCTTGGGGCTTCCCGTGCGGGGGCAACGAACGCACACGAACGCCCGTACGCGGAAGGGGCCGCGGCGGGCCACCGTGCCGAAGAAGAAGGCACCCGGGAAGAAGTGA
- a CDS encoding adenylate kinase has product MARRDGVCAAGASDKDRQVGVIIVLMGMPGAGKGTQARLLAERFGWPKISTGDILREIAETETELGRIVRETQKAGQLVSDEILAEILRERTAQADCQRGYVLDGYPRTAAQAAFLEELANAQGKRVLVINIAVSRESLTRRLAGRRSCPQCGEIYNLWLKPPREDEQCDRCRVPLVQRADDVPEAIEKRYDVYREKTAPLLEYYRQRGAFFEVDGERSIEEIFEQIEAIVRREINADDPC; this is encoded by the coding sequence TTGGCCCGAAGGGACGGCGTCTGCGCGGCCGGCGCATCGGATAAGGACCGACAGGTGGGCGTGATCATCGTCCTCATGGGGATGCCGGGAGCGGGCAAGGGCACGCAAGCGCGACTTTTGGCGGAGCGATTCGGATGGCCGAAGATCTCCACTGGCGACATCTTGCGGGAGATCGCCGAGACGGAGACGGAGTTGGGCCGGATCGTGCGCGAGACGCAGAAGGCCGGCCAGTTGGTGAGCGACGAGATCCTGGCCGAGATCCTGCGCGAGCGCACGGCGCAGGCGGATTGCCAGAGGGGATATGTGCTCGACGGATATCCTCGGACGGCGGCGCAAGCAGCGTTCCTTGAAGAGTTGGCGAACGCGCAGGGCAAGCGCGTGCTCGTCATCAATATCGCCGTCTCGCGGGAGTCCCTGACGCGGCGTTTGGCTGGGCGGCGCTCCTGCCCGCAATGCGGCGAGATTTACAACCTCTGGCTCAAGCCGCCGCGGGAGGACGAGCAGTGCGATCGGTGCCGGGTGCCGCTTGTGCAGCGGGCCGATGACGTTCCGGAGGCGATCGAGAAACGCTACGATGTCTATCGGGAGAAGACGGCGCCGTTGCTGGAATACTACCGGCAGCGCGGAGCCTTCTTCGAGGTGGATGGTGAGCGCTCGATCGAAGAGATCTTCGAGCAGATCGAGGCGATCGTGAGAAGAGAGATCAATGCTGACGATCCCTGCTGA
- a CDS encoding DNA-directed RNA polymerase subunit alpha — translation MPYWTGFQRPRRLVCDLETLTDRYGRFTAQPFERGFGTTIGNSLRRALLAGIEGAAVTAVRIEGVLHEFSPIPGVVEDATDVILNLKRIPFRLHTMSPVTVRLQKGTPGEVYSRDIETPSEVEVLDPDIYIATVAEGGSLNVEMRVKWGRGYVPAERNFDDDLPSGYIPVDSVHSPIRKVNMTVEPARIGQVTEYDKLTLEIWTNGAIKPVDALGLAAKLIKDHLSIFINFEEEEEETLPELVPTAVEPPRIIPEEVLNRPIEELELSVRAFNCLKNAGIHTVRDLIQRTESEMMQVKNFGKKSLNEVKSVLANLKLSLGMKIDEKGQVLP, via the coding sequence ATGCCATACTGGACGGGTTTCCAACGACCGAGACGCCTGGTCTGCGATCTGGAGACGCTCACGGACCGCTACGGGCGGTTCACGGCACAACCCTTCGAACGCGGATTCGGGACGACGATCGGAAATAGCTTGCGACGGGCCCTCTTGGCGGGGATCGAAGGGGCGGCCGTGACAGCCGTGCGGATCGAGGGCGTGTTGCACGAGTTCTCCCCGATCCCTGGAGTCGTCGAGGACGCTACGGACGTCATCTTGAATCTCAAGCGCATTCCTTTCCGCCTCCATACGATGAGTCCGGTGACCGTGCGGCTCCAGAAGGGGACCCCGGGTGAGGTTTACTCTCGCGATATCGAGACGCCGAGCGAAGTCGAAGTCCTGGATCCCGACATCTATATCGCCACCGTTGCCGAAGGCGGTTCGCTCAACGTCGAGATGCGCGTCAAATGGGGACGCGGTTATGTGCCTGCTGAGCGAAACTTCGATGATGATCTGCCGTCCGGTTACATTCCCGTGGACTCAGTTCACTCCCCCATCCGCAAGGTGAACATGACCGTGGAACCGGCGCGCATCGGGCAGGTGACCGAATACGATAAGCTCACCTTGGAGATTTGGACCAATGGGGCGATCAAACCGGTGGACGCGTTGGGGCTGGCCGCCAAGCTGATCAAAGACCATCTCTCGATCTTCATCAACTTCGAGGAGGAAGAGGAGGAGACCCTGCCGGAGCTCGTCCCGACTGCTGTTGAACCTCCTCGCATTATTCCGGAAGAGGTGTTGAATCGGCCCATCGAGGAGTTGGAGTTGTCGGTGCGCGCGTTCAATTGCCTGAAGAATGCCGGGATACATACCGTCCGCGACCTCATCCAGCGCACGGAATCGGAGATGATGCAGGTGAAGAATTTCGGCAAGAAGTCGCTCAATGAGGTGAAGAGCGTCCTGGCGAATCTCAAGCTCTCGCTGGGGATGAAGATTGATGAGAAGGGGCAAGTGCTGCCCTAG
- the rpsD gene encoding 30S ribosomal protein S4: protein MARYTGPVCRLCRREGMKLFLKGDRCFKPSCAIEKRGTFPPGQHGREMRRAKLTGYAEQLREKQKVRRMYGILERQFRRYFEEASRKKGVTGEALLALLERRLDNVVYRLGFALSRAHARQLVNHGHILVKRGEVERTVDIPSFRVQPGDEISVAPEMRKNVHVQEALQTAAGRTGRPAWLELIDAENCRGRVVALPTRADISPDIRENLIVELYSK from the coding sequence ATGGCGAGATACACGGGACCAGTATGCCGATTGTGTCGGCGGGAGGGCATGAAGCTCTTCCTGAAGGGAGATCGATGCTTCAAGCCCTCGTGCGCCATTGAGAAGCGGGGGACGTTCCCGCCGGGCCAGCATGGCCGCGAGATGCGGCGGGCGAAGCTCACGGGCTACGCCGAGCAGTTGCGGGAGAAGCAAAAGGTCAGGCGAATGTATGGCATCCTGGAGCGGCAGTTCCGGCGCTACTTCGAGGAGGCGTCCCGGAAGAAGGGGGTCACGGGTGAGGCCTTGCTCGCCTTGTTGGAGCGGCGGTTGGATAATGTCGTCTATCGCTTGGGGTTCGCGCTCTCGCGGGCGCATGCCCGGCAGTTGGTGAATCACGGGCATATCCTGGTCAAGCGGGGGGAGGTTGAGCGCACGGTGGACATTCCATCGTTCCGCGTCCAGCCGGGCGATGAGATCAGCGTGGCTCCGGAGATGCGGAAGAATGTCCACGTTCAAGAGGCACTTCAAACAGCGGCCGGGCGAACGGGACGTCCCGCCTGGCTCGAGCTGATCGACGCGGAGAATTGCCGCGGACGCGTCGTGGCATTGCCGACGCGGGCCGACATCTCACCCGATATTCGCGAGAATCTCATTGTGGAGTTGTATTCGAAGTAG